A DNA window from Turicibacter sp. TJ11 contains the following coding sequences:
- a CDS encoding class I SAM-dependent methyltransferase, protein MDFNQLILTEDEDIRVKRAHAVSIEIESYMGHGPLEVMEFGCKTGLISLNLKNKISEGLLVDSSAENIKELEQKLRDRHLSHLQTYTGDILESDIDRQFDVIYSSMVMHHIKDFKAVIKKLVSYLKNNGKLIIVDLLPDSGEFHRHHLEFDGHHGFTINEMVAALKEAGLKEVTGRKFYSSYKPIENKNHPYSLFSVIGMK, encoded by the coding sequence TTGGATTTCAACCAATTAATCTTAACAGAGGATGAAGACATCCGTGTAAAACGCGCTCATGCGGTAAGTATTGAAATTGAAAGTTACATGGGTCATGGTCCACTTGAAGTGATGGAATTTGGATGCAAAACGGGTCTAATCTCCTTAAACCTAAAGAACAAAATATCAGAAGGATTACTTGTGGATAGCTCCGCAGAGAATATTAAAGAGCTTGAACAAAAACTTCGTGATCGCCATCTCTCTCATCTTCAAACGTATACGGGTGATATTTTAGAGTCAGATATTGATCGTCAATTTGATGTCATTTACAGTTCAATGGTCATGCATCATATTAAGGACTTCAAAGCAGTCATCAAAAAACTAGTTAGCTATTTAAAAAATAATGGGAAACTAATCATTGTTGATTTATTACCTGATAGTGGAGAATTTCATCGTCATCATTTAGAATTTGATGGACACCATGGATTTACAATTAACGAAATGGTAGCAGCCTTAAAGGAAGCCGGTTTAAAAGAAGTGACTGGTCGTAAGTTTTACTCAAGTTATAAACCAATCGAAAATAAAAACCATCCTTATAGCTTATTTAGCGTAATAGGAATGAAATAA
- a CDS encoding SdpI family protein — MQEFSIFIAPLLFMFLGIVTYLESDLPHRRLGYHLLSVKQTIETWKVANKFAAKLLLIVGGILLVVGVFLNSYFRMLATWELVIINLVEIVIMGLLVVGLTEWRVKISFDKEGNRK, encoded by the coding sequence ATGCAGGAATTTAGTATATTTATTGCACCTTTATTATTTATGTTTTTAGGGATTGTAACTTATTTAGAATCAGACTTACCGCATCGAAGATTAGGGTATCACCTGTTATCTGTGAAACAAACGATCGAAACGTGGAAAGTGGCTAACAAGTTTGCGGCTAAATTATTATTAATTGTAGGTGGAATTTTATTAGTAGTTGGCGTGTTTTTAAATTCTTATTTTAGAATGTTAGCTACTTGGGAGTTAGTTATTATTAATCTCGTTGAAATTGTGATCATGGGATTATTAGTGGTTGGTCTAACTGAATGGCGTGTTAAGATTTCATTTGATAAAGAGGGTAATCGTAAGTAA
- a CDS encoding ISL3 family transposase produces MSHSYFTRKLLNIKDKQITFEEDYFEEVKIHGVTSFIFKGILSYQPTHCEHCGTLFDSKFKKHGFKTSRIVIPKVSLHDTYLDLKKQRYYCGHCQSTFTLKTSIVEKNCFISYNTKHAIALEAQNKISESDIARRHQVSHSTVNRIIHSFYESQNLNFNFLPENLCFDEFKSVKSAQGHMSFIFCDADTKQIIDIIEDRRLSSLQTYFKRYTQEARSRVKHIVIDMYAPYISLIKELFPQAKIVLDPFHLVQHISRALNKTRIRFMKQFKKHSRKFKRYWRLFLKSHTLLNTTTYRSVYCFKQPMREIDILNFLLNLSPELKATYDLYQDLLFALQTKNLERFHHLLQAKHPLISPEFQTAFQTFKTYQSYIENTLTTSYTNGPIEGINNKIKVIKRIAFGYRSFYHFKSRILITQNLTKPKVKILAS; encoded by the coding sequence ATGTCTCACTCCTATTTTACTAGAAAACTCTTAAATATTAAAGACAAACAGATCACCTTTGAAGAAGATTATTTTGAAGAGGTGAAGATTCATGGTGTGACTAGCTTCATTTTTAAAGGCATTTTATCTTATCAACCCACTCATTGCGAACACTGTGGGACACTATTTGATTCAAAGTTCAAAAAACATGGGTTTAAAACCTCTCGAATTGTCATTCCTAAAGTTTCACTCCATGATACTTATTTAGATTTAAAGAAACAACGTTACTACTGTGGGCATTGCCAATCTACCTTCACTCTAAAAACATCGATTGTTGAAAAGAACTGCTTCATTTCTTACAACACCAAACATGCCATTGCGTTAGAAGCACAAAATAAAATCTCGGAGTCAGATATTGCCCGTCGTCATCAAGTCTCTCATTCAACTGTGAATCGCATCATCCATAGCTTTTATGAGTCACAAAACTTAAACTTTAATTTTTTGCCTGAAAACCTTTGTTTTGATGAGTTTAAATCCGTTAAATCTGCCCAGGGGCATATGTCCTTTATCTTTTGCGATGCCGATACGAAACAAATCATTGATATCATTGAAGATCGACGTTTAAGTTCCCTTCAAACCTATTTTAAACGATATACCCAAGAAGCACGTTCTCGTGTCAAACATATTGTCATTGATATGTACGCCCCTTATATCAGCTTAATTAAGGAGCTTTTTCCTCAGGCCAAAATTGTCCTCGATCCATTCCATCTCGTTCAACATATTTCTCGTGCGTTAAATAAAACAAGAATTCGATTCATGAAACAGTTTAAGAAACACAGTCGCAAATTTAAACGTTACTGGCGATTATTTTTAAAGTCTCACACCTTACTTAACACCACGACTTATCGTTCCGTTTACTGTTTTAAACAACCGATGCGTGAGATCGATATCCTAAACTTTTTACTTAATTTATCTCCTGAATTAAAAGCAACCTATGATCTCTATCAAGACTTACTTTTCGCTCTTCAAACCAAAAACTTAGAGCGATTCCATCACTTACTTCAAGCCAAACACCCTCTGATTTCTCCTGAATTCCAAACCGCTTTTCAAACCTTTAAAACGTATCAATCTTATATTGAAAACACACTGACCACTTCGTACACCAATGGTCCCATTGAAGGCATTAACAATAAAATTAAAGTCATTAAACGAATCGCCTTTGGCTATCGAAGCTTTTACCATTTTAAATCAAGAATTCTTATCACTCAAAACCTAACCAAACCCAAAGTAAAAATCCTAGCATCATAA
- a CDS encoding Cof-type HAD-IIB family hydrolase, with translation MEIKVAFFDVDGTIVDNHSTRDQLSDMDLVPASTIEAIRLLKENGITPFIATGRSPFMIEDLLDGLGIDSYICTNGQYAVMNREVMYEAPYSSELLDKIVTVAKKYHVPLLWMPTHHYVLSGENQEVLLEALDNMNLPYPIIETDLEKPDYKIYQMVAGVTKEEEHIFESIEEVRVVRWQPNGIDLLPKVGSKATAIEVILNKLGLKPENAIAFGDGLNDIEMLQKVGCGVAMGNAHEELKKHANYVAKPVYEDGIYKACKELGLI, from the coding sequence ATGGAGATTAAGGTTGCGTTTTTTGATGTCGATGGGACGATTGTGGATAATCATTCAACACGTGATCAGCTATCCGATATGGATTTAGTTCCAGCTTCAACAATTGAGGCGATTCGTTTATTAAAAGAAAATGGGATTACACCCTTTATTGCGACAGGACGTTCACCTTTTATGATTGAAGATCTATTAGATGGGCTTGGAATTGACAGTTATATTTGTACGAATGGACAATATGCAGTAATGAATCGTGAAGTGATGTATGAAGCACCTTATAGTAGTGAATTGCTTGATAAAATTGTGACGGTAGCTAAAAAGTATCATGTTCCCCTGTTATGGATGCCTACTCATCATTATGTGTTATCAGGAGAAAATCAAGAGGTTTTATTAGAGGCTCTTGATAATATGAATCTTCCTTATCCAATCATTGAAACAGATTTAGAAAAACCAGACTATAAAATTTATCAAATGGTAGCGGGAGTAACAAAAGAAGAGGAGCATATTTTTGAGTCTATTGAAGAGGTACGAGTGGTTCGTTGGCAACCCAATGGAATTGACTTATTACCTAAAGTCGGATCAAAAGCAACGGCAATTGAGGTTATTTTAAACAAACTAGGATTAAAACCGGAAAATGCGATTGCTTTTGGAGATGGCTTAAATGACATTGAAATGTTACAAAAAGTAGGATGTGGCGTTGCGATGGGAAATGCTCATGAAGAATTAAAAAAACATGCCAATTATGTAGCTAAGCCAGTTTATGAAGATGGAATTTATAAAGCATGCAAAGAATTAGGATTAATTTAG
- the acpP gene encoding acyl carrier protein, which produces MVFDRVKEIIVDELGVDEEKVTIESTLEDLGADSLDAVELIMALEEEYDLEIAEEDAKSMKSVKNIVEYIEAQQ; this is translated from the coding sequence ATGGTATTTGATCGCGTTAAAGAAATTATTGTAGATGAATTAGGTGTAGATGAGGAAAAAGTAACAATTGAATCAACGTTAGAAGATTTAGGAGCTGACTCATTAGACGCTGTAGAATTAATCATGGCATTAGAGGAAGAATACGATTTAGAAATCGCTGAAGAAGATGCAAAATCAATGAAAAGCGTAAAAAATATCGTTGAATATATTGAAGCCCAACAATAA
- a CDS encoding HAD family phosphatase codes for MKKAIIFDMDGLLIDSERVTFEEYCLKLKQLNYEFNEDIYRRCLGKNKTGIYQVLLDHFGDSFPIDSVWDDVHVSLDHRLQQEVPLKKGIIELLTFLKERGYKTIVATSSSRQRADMILKAANLHHYFDDTICGDEVTCGKPNPEIFLTACEKLGVDPCEALVLEDSEAGIMAAHAGNIDVICVPDMKYPEEEFVLKTTKVVDSLLDVIDHLK; via the coding sequence ATGAAAAAAGCTATAATTTTTGACATGGATGGATTATTAATTGATAGTGAACGCGTCACATTTGAAGAATACTGCCTTAAATTGAAGCAATTAAATTATGAATTTAATGAAGATATTTACCGTCGTTGTCTTGGAAAAAATAAAACTGGGATTTATCAAGTATTGTTAGATCATTTTGGAGACAGCTTTCCAATCGATTCTGTTTGGGATGACGTTCATGTTTCTTTAGATCATCGACTGCAACAAGAAGTTCCGTTAAAAAAAGGAATCATCGAACTACTAACTTTCTTAAAGGAACGTGGGTATAAAACAATTGTTGCTACAAGTAGTTCTCGTCAGCGAGCAGATATGATTTTAAAAGCTGCTAATCTTCATCACTACTTTGATGATACGATTTGTGGTGATGAAGTGACTTGTGGAAAACCTAATCCAGAAATTTTCTTAACGGCTTGCGAGAAATTAGGGGTTGATCCTTGTGAGGCTTTAGTTTTAGAAGATAGTGAAGCTGGAATTATGGCTGCACATGCTGGAAATATCGATGTCATTTGTGTTCCTGATATGAAATATCCAGAAGAAGAATTTGTTTTAAAAACAACTAAAGTCGTGGATTCATTACTTGATGTCATCGACCATTTAAAATAA
- a CDS encoding D-alanyl-D-alanine carboxypeptidase family protein, producing the protein MFKLKTSKQVMMSALLMLSFLMPINVQATVNNESFSNHYDQFYSCHREELSFTLFYGYGFKTNQVLTESDVDLDLMSDYALLVNLTTNEVIYEKNAYERTYPASLTKMMTVLVGIEHMKDEEIIIDVDYQALAAEGAAIAGFSNGEVVSYKDLLYGTMLPSGADAALMLAKVVAGSEEGFVALMNEKAKQLGMKDTHFTNVVGLHDDEHYSTAWDLAMLEKAALHNEMFREIFSAKSYTTDSANDLTFTSRMFDRMASPIFDGGEVLGGKTGYTEEAALCLASYATDGDNEYLLITTHAKGSPYTPQYHVLDALSAYDYFLN; encoded by the coding sequence ATGTTTAAATTAAAAACATCAAAACAAGTAATGATGAGTGCTTTATTAATGCTAAGTTTTTTAATGCCTATAAACGTACAAGCGACTGTCAATAATGAATCATTTTCTAATCATTACGATCAATTTTATAGTTGTCATCGTGAAGAATTATCATTTACTCTTTTTTACGGTTATGGTTTTAAAACGAATCAAGTGTTAACTGAATCTGATGTTGATTTAGATCTGATGAGTGATTATGCGCTTTTAGTTAATTTAACAACAAATGAAGTCATTTATGAAAAGAATGCGTATGAACGAACTTATCCTGCTTCATTAACTAAAATGATGACCGTATTAGTTGGAATAGAACATATGAAAGATGAAGAGATTATTATCGATGTAGATTATCAGGCATTGGCAGCAGAGGGGGCTGCGATTGCAGGGTTCTCTAATGGAGAAGTCGTCTCTTACAAAGATCTATTGTATGGAACGATGCTACCATCGGGTGCTGATGCAGCTTTAATGTTAGCTAAAGTAGTGGCTGGTTCTGAAGAAGGATTTGTGGCGCTCATGAATGAAAAAGCAAAACAGTTAGGAATGAAAGATACTCATTTTACTAATGTAGTCGGACTTCATGATGATGAGCATTATTCAACGGCTTGGGATTTAGCCATGTTAGAAAAAGCTGCCTTACATAACGAAATGTTTAGAGAAATATTTTCAGCTAAGTCTTACACGACAGATAGTGCGAATGACTTAACATTTACAAGTCGTATGTTTGATCGAATGGCGTCTCCTATTTTTGATGGGGGTGAGGTGTTAGGTGGAAAAACAGGCTATACAGAAGAAGCTGCACTTTGTTTAGCAAGTTATGCGACAGATGGTGATAATGAATACTTGTTAATAACAACTCATGCAAAGGGAAGTCCGTATACACCACAGTACCATGTCTTAGATGCTTTAAGTGCCTATGATTATTTCTTAAATTAG
- a CDS encoding Tex family protein has protein sequence MEQQFMNKLYQQIAKQLNITTNQINAVLKLLEEGSTVPFIARYRKEVTGALDEEQIREISKTYEYGVNLQQRKDDVIRLIDEKGMLTPELKNQILKAEKLTEIEDLYRPFKEKKKTRATMAKAKGLEPLAQYLLTYPTESLESEVSKYINDEVLSVDEALQGARDIIAETIADNADYRKWIREYMTKKGEIQSKVRDESLDERKVYEQYYEYSEPISRIVPHRVLAMNRGESEKILRISILDDAEGVHRYLIKQVICVHEVTEATKQVKLAIEDAYKRLIKPSIEREIRAHLKEIAENQAIHIFSENVRQLLLQPPMKGKVVLGVDPAFRTGCKLAVVDETGKVLDIDVIYPHEKSKGSTADPKLVAAARAKVIDKINQYQVEIVSIGNGTASRETESFIVDVLKEIKHPIYYIITNEAGASVYSASELARKEFPDLQVEERSAVSIARRLQDPLAELVKIDPKSIGVGQYQHDVTQSKLNDSLNFVVETTVNQVGVNVNTASPALLKYVAGLSTTIANNIVKHRDEVGKFTKREELKKVARLGAKTYEQAIGFLRIIDGVNPLDKTGIHPESYQVAEQVLETLGFNKDDLGTPELKSAIEKVNRENLVQSLGVGEHTLNDILDAFIAPNRDPRDDIEAPLLRSDVLKLEDLKPGMELQGTVRNVVDFGVFVDCGVKEDGLVHLSKMRKQFVKHPMDVVSVGDIVKVWVDSVDLQRKRLALTMIAPEAK, from the coding sequence ATGGAACAACAATTTATGAATAAGTTATACCAACAGATTGCTAAGCAATTAAATATTACGACTAATCAAATTAATGCGGTTTTAAAGTTACTTGAAGAAGGATCAACAGTTCCATTCATTGCTCGTTATCGTAAAGAGGTAACAGGAGCATTAGACGAAGAACAAATTCGAGAGATCTCGAAAACGTATGAGTATGGTGTAAACTTACAACAACGTAAAGACGATGTTATTCGTTTAATTGATGAAAAGGGAATGTTAACACCTGAGTTAAAAAATCAAATTTTAAAAGCTGAAAAATTAACAGAGATTGAAGATTTATACCGTCCATTCAAAGAGAAGAAGAAAACACGTGCCACCATGGCAAAGGCGAAGGGGTTAGAACCGTTAGCGCAGTATTTATTGACATATCCAACTGAAAGCCTTGAAAGCGAAGTTTCTAAATATATCAATGATGAAGTTTTAAGTGTTGATGAGGCTTTACAAGGGGCGCGTGATATTATCGCTGAAACGATTGCCGATAACGCTGATTATCGTAAATGGATTCGTGAATATATGACGAAAAAAGGTGAGATTCAATCTAAAGTTCGTGATGAATCATTAGATGAGCGTAAAGTTTATGAACAGTATTATGAATATAGTGAACCTATTTCACGCATTGTTCCTCACCGAGTGCTTGCGATGAATCGTGGAGAATCAGAGAAAATTTTACGTATTTCTATTTTAGATGATGCAGAAGGGGTGCATCGTTACTTAATTAAACAGGTAATTTGTGTTCATGAAGTAACAGAAGCGACAAAACAAGTGAAATTAGCGATTGAAGATGCTTATAAACGTTTAATTAAACCATCGATTGAACGTGAAATTCGTGCTCATTTAAAAGAAATCGCTGAAAATCAAGCCATTCATATTTTCTCAGAAAATGTGCGTCAGTTATTATTACAGCCACCGATGAAAGGAAAAGTAGTATTAGGGGTAGACCCAGCGTTTCGTACGGGATGTAAGTTAGCTGTTGTTGATGAAACAGGGAAAGTTTTAGATATCGATGTAATCTATCCACATGAAAAATCTAAAGGTTCAACGGCTGATCCTAAGTTAGTGGCGGCAGCTCGTGCAAAGGTGATTGATAAAATTAATCAGTATCAAGTTGAGATTGTTTCTATCGGAAATGGAACGGCTTCACGCGAGACAGAAAGCTTTATCGTTGATGTTTTAAAAGAAATTAAACATCCGATTTATTATATTATTACAAATGAGGCAGGGGCATCCGTTTATTCTGCTTCAGAATTAGCTCGAAAAGAATTTCCTGATTTACAAGTAGAAGAACGCTCAGCAGTATCTATCGCACGTCGCTTACAAGATCCATTAGCTGAATTAGTTAAGATTGATCCAAAGTCGATTGGAGTTGGGCAGTATCAGCATGATGTGACGCAATCTAAGTTAAATGATTCATTAAACTTTGTTGTTGAAACAACGGTGAACCAGGTAGGGGTTAATGTTAATACGGCATCACCTGCGTTATTAAAGTATGTAGCGGGACTTTCAACAACCATTGCGAATAACATTGTTAAACATCGTGATGAAGTTGGAAAGTTTACTAAACGTGAAGAATTAAAGAAAGTAGCTCGTTTAGGAGCTAAAACATATGAGCAAGCAATTGGGTTCTTACGTATCATTGATGGAGTGAATCCACTTGATAAAACAGGGATTCACCCAGAAAGTTATCAAGTTGCAGAACAAGTGCTTGAAACACTAGGATTTAATAAAGATGATTTAGGAACACCTGAATTAAAGTCCGCGATTGAAAAAGTAAATCGTGAGAATTTAGTTCAAAGTTTAGGAGTAGGGGAACATACGTTAAATGATATTTTAGATGCCTTCATTGCTCCAAATCGCGATCCTCGTGATGATATTGAAGCCCCCCTTTTACGTTCAGATGTTTTAAAACTAGAAGATTTAAAACCAGGAATGGAATTACAAGGAACAGTTCGTAACGTTGTAGACTTTGGAGTCTTTGTTGACTGTGGAGTGAAAGAAGATGGACTTGTTCACTTATCAAAAATGCGCAAGCAATTCGTTAAACATCCAATGGATGTTGTCTCAGTTGGGGATATCGTTAAAGTGTGGGTAGACTCAGTTGATTTACAACGTAAACGATTAGCTCTAACTATGATTGCTCCAGAAGCAAAATAA
- a CDS encoding MarR family winged helix-turn-helix transcriptional regulator, with protein MDRSRKVINDLLTDVFNQILILEERNLTENDAVDVTMTEIHVIEAIRKCEPATMGTVSKRLMITMGTLTTSVNRLVEKGYVTRKRDVNDRRVVLLDLTEKGQKVFEIHEQFHEELVNAALKDLEFREDLVLALESICRFFKKLQEKHQ; from the coding sequence ATGGATCGTTCGAGAAAAGTGATTAATGATTTATTAACAGATGTTTTTAATCAAATTTTGATTTTAGAAGAACGTAATTTAACAGAAAATGATGCTGTGGATGTGACAATGACAGAAATTCATGTGATTGAGGCAATTCGCAAATGTGAGCCCGCAACGATGGGGACGGTATCTAAACGTTTAATGATTACAATGGGAACATTAACAACTTCTGTGAATCGTTTAGTTGAGAAGGGATATGTGACTCGTAAACGAGATGTTAACGATCGACGTGTCGTTCTACTTGATTTAACAGAAAAAGGACAAAAAGTTTTTGAAATCCATGAGCAATTCCATGAAGAATTAGTCAACGCTGCTCTTAAAGATTTAGAGTTTCGTGAAGATCTAGTTCTAGCGTTAGAGAGTATTTGTCGTTTCTTTAAAAAGTTACAAGAAAAGCATCAATAA
- a CDS encoding carboxylesterase, with protein MNIKKHAAHEPFSCELAGANTAVIFVHGILEGPFQFHGLAAKVLDHGMSAFGILLPGHGTTAEGFSKSNRDQWVSFLDEKIEQLSKKYLTIILVGHSMGSLLSLLASEKHDSVVGVVAMATPLAVKVSLKGFICSLKVMTGRYSPNDEYVLASYRAWSITKGTWRNYLHWIPRYLDLFYLMNQTKKRLPHLKKKLLFIHGGCDEFVRYKTVKILKNSLSGADFEVVELCESGHFYYRGDEQQKVEQTILSFIDQFQK; from the coding sequence ATGAATATAAAAAAACATGCTGCACATGAGCCATTTTCCTGTGAGTTAGCTGGGGCAAACACAGCAGTTATTTTTGTTCACGGTATTTTAGAAGGTCCATTTCAATTTCATGGATTGGCAGCTAAGGTGTTAGATCACGGAATGTCCGCTTTTGGAATTTTACTTCCAGGTCATGGAACAACTGCCGAAGGATTTTCAAAAAGTAATCGTGATCAGTGGGTGAGTTTCTTAGATGAAAAAATTGAACAATTATCTAAGAAATATTTAACTATTATTTTAGTCGGACATTCGATGGGATCTTTATTATCATTGTTAGCGAGTGAGAAACATGACAGTGTCGTAGGCGTAGTTGCGATGGCCACCCCGTTAGCAGTGAAAGTTAGTTTGAAGGGATTTATTTGTTCATTGAAAGTCATGACAGGTCGCTATAGTCCAAATGATGAGTATGTATTAGCAAGCTATCGAGCTTGGAGTATTACAAAAGGAACATGGAGAAATTATCTTCACTGGATTCCAAGATATTTAGATTTGTTTTATTTGATGAATCAAACTAAAAAAAGACTGCCTCATCTGAAGAAGAAGTTATTGTTTATTCATGGTGGATGTGATGAGTTTGTTAGATATAAAACTGTTAAGATTTTAAAAAATAGTTTATCAGGAGCTGATTTTGAAGTGGTAGAGCTTTGTGAGTCTGGTCATTTCTATTATCGTGGGGATGAGCAACAAAAGGTTGAACAAACGATTCTATCTTTTATTGATCAGTTTCAAAAATAA